From a single Paraburkholderia youngii genomic region:
- a CDS encoding VOC family protein produces the protein MNQGIDVVGLYVDDQDAALSFYVDKLGFRVHTDVRNGAYRWLTVQHPEQPTFQLGLFAPGPPIHDEATAQTLRAMVAKGAMPPLVLSVADCRASYEQLKARGVEFTQEPVDRFGSVDAGFRDPAGNGWKMIQAAAQK, from the coding sequence ATGAATCAGGGTATCGATGTGGTCGGTTTGTACGTCGACGATCAGGACGCGGCGCTTTCGTTCTACGTCGACAAGCTCGGCTTTCGCGTCCACACGGACGTGCGCAACGGCGCTTACCGCTGGCTCACGGTCCAGCACCCGGAGCAGCCGACTTTCCAGTTGGGCCTGTTCGCGCCGGGGCCGCCGATCCACGATGAAGCGACCGCGCAAACGCTGCGCGCGATGGTCGCGAAGGGAGCGATGCCGCCGTTGGTGCTGTCCGTTGCCGACTGTCGCGCGAGCTATGAGCAATTGAAGGCGCGCGGCGTGGAATTCACGCAGGAGCCGGTGGATCGTTTCGGCAGCGTCGATGCGGGCTTTCGCGATCCTGCGGGCAATGGATGGAAGATGATCCAGGCGGCGGCGCAGAAGTGA
- a CDS encoding 2-oxoglutarate dehydrogenase, which yields MSSIDILRRTLALIVLGVVVGSAQALPPQPVAPVTLPHGGHGVDGPFFPHNRASAVAPTTGSTLQQQAQQRMESRLGANSVLSNGSSITKALAQSNGLGYIARHFDEIDSAHSGRVTLNDVRQYLQQHQQ from the coding sequence ATGTCTTCAATCGATATCTTGCGACGTACGCTGGCGTTGATCGTCCTCGGTGTGGTCGTCGGTAGTGCGCAGGCGCTGCCGCCTCAGCCGGTCGCGCCCGTGACGCTACCCCACGGCGGACACGGCGTCGACGGTCCGTTCTTTCCTCATAACCGTGCTAGCGCGGTCGCGCCGACCACCGGCTCGACATTGCAGCAGCAGGCTCAGCAGCGCATGGAGAGCAGGCTGGGCGCGAATTCGGTGCTCAGCAACGGCTCGTCGATCACCAAGGCTCTGGCGCAAAGCAATGGGCTCGGCTATATCGCCAGGCATTTTGACGAGATCGATAGCGCGCATTCGGGTCGTGTGACGTTGAACGACGTGCGGCAGTATCTGCAGCAGCATCAGCAATGA
- a CDS encoding metal-dependent hydrolase family protein, with protein sequence MDRILFKNAALLDPMHHALQPGHNLLVEGDTIKAVSQQPIDASGAQVIDLQGKTIMPGLIDLHAHMVATQFDLPSQVNMPNVFVTLKALPIMRGILRRGFTTVRDAGGAGFALKQSVEMGLAQGPRLFVAGRALSQTGGHGDGRARTDFMPGDAPCNCCVRVGALSRVVDGVDALRRAVREELQMGADQIKIMASGGVASPTDPIGALGYSEDEIRAVVAEAEARGTYVMAHAYTAESMRRAVRCGVRTIEHGNLIDAPTADLMAECGAYVVPTLVAYEALHIEGVRYGLSAESAAKIDIVRDAGLKSLEIFKRAGVKMGFGSDLLGPGHRMQSDEFSIRAQVLTPAEIIGSATTIGAEILGMTGKLGRLTPGAFADVLVVDGDPLRDLSCLTGQGERIPLVMKAGRVEFNELH encoded by the coding sequence ATGGACCGCATCCTGTTCAAGAACGCCGCTTTGCTCGATCCAATGCATCATGCATTGCAGCCGGGTCACAATCTGCTCGTCGAAGGCGACACGATCAAGGCAGTCTCGCAGCAGCCGATCGACGCATCCGGCGCACAGGTCATCGATCTGCAAGGGAAGACCATCATGCCGGGCCTGATCGACCTGCACGCGCACATGGTCGCGACGCAGTTCGACTTGCCGAGCCAGGTCAACATGCCCAACGTATTCGTCACGCTCAAGGCGCTGCCGATCATGCGCGGCATCCTGCGGCGCGGCTTCACGACCGTGCGCGATGCGGGCGGCGCCGGCTTCGCGCTCAAGCAATCGGTCGAGATGGGACTTGCGCAAGGGCCGCGCCTGTTCGTTGCCGGACGCGCGCTGAGCCAGACCGGCGGCCACGGCGACGGCCGCGCGCGCACCGACTTCATGCCCGGCGACGCGCCTTGCAATTGCTGCGTGCGCGTCGGTGCGTTGAGCCGGGTCGTCGATGGCGTCGACGCGTTGCGCCGCGCCGTGCGCGAAGAACTGCAAATGGGCGCCGACCAGATCAAGATCATGGCGTCTGGCGGCGTCGCGTCGCCGACCGATCCGATCGGCGCGCTCGGCTACTCGGAGGACGAGATTCGCGCGGTCGTCGCCGAGGCCGAGGCGCGCGGCACCTATGTGATGGCGCACGCCTATACGGCTGAATCGATGCGGCGCGCGGTGCGCTGCGGGGTGCGCACGATCGAGCACGGCAATCTGATCGATGCGCCGACCGCCGATCTGATGGCCGAGTGCGGCGCGTACGTGGTACCCACGCTGGTGGCCTACGAGGCCTTGCATATCGAGGGCGTGCGCTATGGCCTGTCGGCCGAGAGCGCGGCCAAGATCGACATCGTGCGTGACGCCGGTTTGAAGTCGCTGGAGATTTTCAAGCGCGCCGGGGTCAAGATGGGCTTCGGTTCCGATCTGCTCGGCCCGGGCCACCGGATGCAAAGCGACGAGTTTTCGATCCGCGCGCAAGTGCTGACCCCCGCCGAGATCATCGGCAGCGCCACCACCATCGGCGCCGAGATTCTCGGCATGACGGGTAAGCTGGGACGCCTGACACCGGGCGCCTTTGCCGACGTGCTGGTGGTCGACGGCGATCCGTTGCGCGATCTGAGTTGTCTGACGGGCCAGGGCGAGCGTATCCCGCTGGTGATGAAGGCCGGGCGCGTCGAGTTCAACGAATTGCATTGA